One window of Salegentibacter sp. Hel_I_6 genomic DNA carries:
- a CDS encoding RadC family protein, with amino-acid sequence METKVNEIAISYSGSIKTKLLPKISSSRDAANLLFEHWDKQNIELFESFKMLLLNNSNKVKGIYTLSTGGITGTLVDIRIVFAVVLKSVTTSIILAHNHPSGTLQPSQPDKLLTEKIKKAGELFDIKVLDHLILTPDGDYFSFADEGIL; translated from the coding sequence ATGGAAACCAAAGTTAATGAAATTGCAATAAGTTACAGCGGAAGTATTAAAACAAAATTGCTTCCCAAAATATCTTCTTCCCGTGATGCCGCCAACCTTCTTTTTGAGCATTGGGATAAACAAAACATTGAACTTTTTGAAAGTTTTAAAATGCTGCTTCTTAATAATTCCAATAAGGTAAAAGGTATTTACACCCTCTCTACAGGAGGCATCACCGGAACTTTAGTAGATATAAGAATCGTATTCGCAGTAGTTCTAAAGTCTGTAACTACTTCTATAATTTTAGCACATAACCATCCCTCGGGAACGCTGCAACCCAGCCAACCCGATAAACTCTTAACGGAAAAGATCAAAAAAGCAGGGGAACTTTTTGATATTAAGGTATTGGATCATTTAATACTAACTCCCGATGGGGATTACTTCAGCTTTGCCGATGAAGGCATTTTATAA
- a CDS encoding helix-turn-helix domain-containing protein, producing MKESIHPFMVSMHSLEAKIEQLTREFRIRQIKDPCLILLDNADFIQLFKISAKTAQTWREEGLIEYAQVKGKIYYSLKDIQAFINRHRKNRKDANS from the coding sequence ATGAAAGAAAGCATCCATCCATTTATGGTCAGTATGCATTCCCTGGAAGCTAAAATAGAACAGCTCACCAGGGAATTCAGGATCAGGCAGATTAAAGATCCCTGTCTCATCCTTCTGGATAATGCTGATTTTATCCAGCTATTTAAAATAAGTGCGAAAACAGCTCAAACCTGGCGGGAAGAAGGGCTGATTGAATACGCACAGGTGAAAGGAAAGATCTACTACAGTCTCAAGGATATCCAGGCATTTATAAATCGTCACCGAAAAAATAGGAAGGATGCTAACTCTTAA
- a CDS encoding SGNH/GDSL hydrolase family protein, with protein sequence MKKVVLISLLTLFSNFLIAQKTETSELMEQDWANLKKYKAENEKILESQNYPDLVFMGNSITEGWVNAQPEFFDNNNYIGRGIGGQTTPQMLVRFMPDVIALKPKAVVILAGTNDIAGNTGFSDVKMITDNIQAMTQLAKANNIKVILASILPVYDYPWRPGLKPVEKIARINSWIENYAQENSHTYLDLFNPLKDEKEGLPKQYSEDGVHPNLAGYKVMAPLTKKTIESILKQ encoded by the coding sequence ATGAAAAAAGTAGTTTTAATTTCTTTATTAACGCTTTTTAGCAACTTTCTGATTGCGCAAAAAACAGAAACTAGTGAACTTATGGAACAGGATTGGGCCAATCTCAAAAAATACAAAGCAGAAAACGAAAAAATACTTGAATCCCAAAATTATCCTGATTTGGTTTTTATGGGGAATTCAATTACCGAAGGCTGGGTGAATGCACAACCGGAATTCTTCGATAACAATAACTATATAGGGCGCGGAATTGGCGGACAAACCACTCCGCAAATGCTCGTTAGGTTTATGCCAGATGTTATAGCCTTAAAACCAAAAGCAGTAGTAATTCTTGCAGGCACCAATGATATTGCTGGAAACACTGGGTTTTCTGACGTAAAAATGATTACCGATAACATTCAGGCTATGACGCAACTTGCTAAAGCAAACAATATAAAGGTAATCCTCGCCTCCATCCTACCTGTTTACGACTATCCCTGGCGCCCCGGTTTAAAACCGGTTGAAAAAATAGCCAGAATAAATTCCTGGATAGAAAATTATGCACAAGAAAACTCCCATACCTATCTCGATCTTTTCAACCCTTTAAAAGATGAAAAAGAAGGATTGCCAAAGCAATATTCTGAAGATGGTGTGCATCCAAACCTCGCAGGTTATAAGGTGATGGCGCCGCTTACCAAAAAAACTATAGAAAGTATTCTAAAACAGTAA
- a CDS encoding BfmA/BtgA family mobilization protein — MDEEYKKEKFETLKIKTSVAKKFRRFSRALSKSQSMTLLSRVEFFEMNSISPNEMMGPKMETLENLVKKRINAVIAILKDIEKNKVNPTLGILESLMEAADPKNNYENRIRDYEEDDIHPDFYK; from the coding sequence ATGGATGAAGAATATAAAAAAGAGAAGTTCGAGACTCTTAAGATCAAGACTTCCGTAGCCAAAAAATTTAGAAGGTTCAGCCGGGCTTTATCTAAATCTCAATCAATGACATTATTATCGAGGGTCGAATTTTTTGAAATGAATAGTATTTCTCCCAATGAAATGATGGGTCCAAAAATGGAGACTCTGGAAAACCTTGTCAAAAAAAGAATAAATGCAGTAATCGCAATTTTGAAAGATATAGAGAAGAATAAAGTAAACCCCACTTTAGGCATTTTGGAATCTTTAATGGAAGCTGCAGATCCCAAAAATAACTACGAAAATCGGATAAGGGACTATGAGGAAGACGATATTCATCCTGATTTTTATAAATAA
- a CDS encoding site-specific integrase, with protein sequence MDTNFFHIFYLRGGAKNSLSPIYLRVTLRGKRAATSLRRRISKEDWNSSAGRAKGNTEKAKILNRYLSKVENDLYISHQKLLEKGTKFTAQDLVDTFLGKDKKKEDQERMLLDIFQEHNDRVNRLVGKDFAAGTAERYRTAKNHVGEYIEKEYKVSDIPVKEVNLKFITGFEYYLKTERNCAHNSAIKYVTNFKKIIRIALSNEWIAKDPFQNWKGKLKVVDREFLTEVELQALISKEIKNERLDLIKDIFTFSCFTGLSYAEVKKLSEKEVVIGIDGNKWIKTKRTKTKTRCSVPILPVAEAILEKYSSHPDVSEKRLLPILSNQKTNAYIKEIADLCGINKNLTFHLARHTFATTVTLANGVPIESVSKMLGHKNLRTTQHYAKILDRKVGDDMAVLKERLESKNFWRKA encoded by the coding sequence ATGGATACAAATTTCTTCCATATTTTTTATCTAAGAGGTGGCGCAAAAAATTCTTTATCACCAATCTACCTTCGAGTCACACTAAGAGGTAAGCGAGCAGCCACTAGTCTTCGTAGAAGAATTTCCAAAGAAGATTGGAATTCTTCAGCAGGAAGGGCCAAGGGGAATACTGAGAAAGCGAAAATTCTTAATAGATATTTATCCAAAGTTGAAAACGACCTCTATATATCTCATCAAAAACTTTTAGAAAAGGGAACGAAGTTTACTGCTCAGGACTTGGTGGACACATTTTTAGGAAAAGACAAGAAAAAAGAAGACCAGGAAAGGATGCTTCTGGATATTTTCCAGGAACACAATGATCGGGTTAATAGACTTGTAGGTAAAGATTTTGCCGCCGGTACAGCTGAAAGATATAGAACGGCTAAAAATCACGTAGGGGAATATATAGAAAAGGAGTACAAAGTTTCGGATATTCCAGTAAAAGAGGTAAACCTCAAATTTATTACCGGCTTTGAATATTATTTAAAGACAGAAAGGAACTGTGCGCATAATTCCGCCATTAAATATGTAACAAACTTTAAAAAAATCATTCGCATAGCATTATCAAACGAATGGATAGCAAAAGACCCTTTTCAGAACTGGAAAGGTAAATTAAAAGTGGTAGATCGGGAGTTTCTAACTGAAGTTGAACTTCAGGCGCTGATCTCCAAAGAAATTAAAAATGAGCGACTGGATTTAATTAAAGATATTTTTACGTTTAGTTGCTTTACTGGGCTTAGTTATGCTGAGGTAAAAAAACTCTCAGAAAAGGAAGTGGTAATTGGTATTGATGGTAATAAATGGATTAAAACTAAGAGAACAAAAACTAAGACCAGATGCAGCGTTCCAATTCTTCCTGTGGCAGAGGCTATATTGGAAAAATATTCTTCGCATCCCGATGTGAGCGAGAAGCGGTTACTTCCAATTCTAAGTAATCAAAAAACGAATGCTTATATTAAGGAAATAGCAGATCTTTGCGGCATCAACAAAAATCTTACATTCCATTTGGCCAGGCACACGTTTGCAACTACTGTTACGCTTGCAAATGGAGTTCCTATAGAGAGTGTGAGTAAAATGCTAGGACACAAAAATCTTCGTACAACTCAGCACTATGCAAAAATTCTAGATCGAAAAGTGGGTGACGATATGGCTGTATTGAAAGAACGATTAGAATCCAAAAATTTTTGGAGAAAGGCTTAA
- a CDS encoding single-stranded DNA-binding protein yields MKTLRNTVQLIGNVGEDPKSHRFENGMLVCRFSLATNEQFFKDGEKIQETQWHQLVAWSKQAELASKYIAKGKEIAINGKLTYRSYNNEAGEKQYITEILVNEILLLGNSAKDS; encoded by the coding sequence ATGAAAACGCTTAGAAACACAGTACAGTTAATTGGAAACGTTGGGGAAGATCCTAAATCCCACAGGTTTGAAAATGGTATGTTGGTTTGCCGATTCTCTTTGGCCACCAATGAACAATTTTTTAAAGACGGAGAGAAAATTCAGGAAACACAATGGCACCAGCTTGTAGCCTGGAGTAAGCAGGCAGAACTTGCCAGTAAGTATATCGCTAAGGGAAAGGAAATTGCTATTAATGGCAAATTAACCTATCGCTCGTATAACAATGAAGCTGGAGAAAAACAGTACATCACCGAAATTCTGGTAAATGAGATCCTTTTATTGGGTAACTCCGCAAAGGATAGTTAA